The segment AAATAGGTTTTATTGGTGGAAAAGATTTCCCAAGCATAAACAAGTTTGCAGCAGGATACATGGCAGGAGCAAGAGCTATAAATCCTGATATTAAAGTAGTTGTTAAATATGCTGATAGTTTTGCAGATACAAATAAAGGATATGAGTTTGGTAAAGCTGAATACAACGAAGGTTGTGACATAGTTTACCATGCAGCTGGTGGAGTTGGAATTGGATTATTTAAAGTTGCAGATGAACTTAAAAAAGCTGGTAAAGAAGTTTGGGCAATTGGAGTTGACCAAGACCAAGCTGTAACTGTTTCTGATTACAAAGATATAATTTTAACTAGTATGATAAAAAGAGTTGATATAGCTACTAATCAAGCTGTAAAAGATGTAGTAAATGATCAATTTAAAGGTGGAAAAACAACTACATTTGGTCTTAAAGAAGACGGTGTTGGTATAGCAGATACTTCTAAAAATCATGTTTCAGCAGAAATATTAGACTTAGTAAAAAAATATGAAGACGCTATAAAAGCAGGAAAAATCAAAGTTCCAGAAACAAAGGAAAATGCTGCAAAATTTACAACTGATGCAGTTAAATAGTAATAAGACATTTTTATATAAAATAATAATGTTTATATAACATTTGAATTAAATTAATTGAATAAAGCTAGATGTATTGCATCTAGCTTTTAAAATTTAAAACTATTCCTTAAAAGAATAGGAGGTAAAATAATGGAAAAAGTAGTGGAAATGAAAGGCATAACAAAGATATTTCCTGGTACCGTAGCCAATGACAATGTGAATTTTGATCTTTTGAAAGGGGAGACTCACGTACTTTTAGGTGAGAACGGGGCGGGAAAAACTACGTTAATGAATATACTATATGGACTTTATCAGCCAGAAAAAGGTGAAATTTTAATTAACGGAATTAAAACAAATATAATGACTCCTAATGACGCAATTAAATTAGGAATTGGTATGGTTCACCAGCATTTTATGCTTGTGCATAATTTTACAGTAGCTGAGAATATAGTTTTGGGCGTAGAGCCAAAAAAAGGATTAAAAATTGATATAAATAAAGCAGTAAATGATGTACAAAAAATTGCAGATAAATATGGATTTCAGATAAATCCAAATGCTGTAATTGAAGATATTTCAGTTGGACAGCAGCAGAAAGTTGAAATAATAAAAGCTCTTTATAGAGGTGCAGAAATATTAATACTAGATGAACCAACAGCGGTATTAACGCCTCAAGAAATAGATGAATTAGGTGAGATAATAAACAACTTAAAAAAAGAAGGAAAGTCAGTTATACTTATAACTCATAAATTAAAAGAAGTTATGAAAATGAGTGATAGAGTTACTATAATTAGACGTGGAAAGATTACAGGAAGCGTTAACACAATAGATACAAGTATAGATGAACTTGCAGAACTTATGGTAGGAAGAAAAGTACAACTTGTAGTTGATAAGAAAGAAGCAAAAATTGGATATGAAATCCTTAAAGTTCAAGATTTACATGTTAAAGACCATAGAGGAATTGAGGCTGTAAATGGTGTAAATTTAACTGTTAAAGCTGGAGAAATAGTTGGTATTGCTGGAGTAGATGGCAATGGA is part of the Haloimpatiens sp. FM7315 genome and harbors:
- a CDS encoding BMP family protein; protein product: MSKRRFVALFAAAAMATTLFVGCGSGAKDENATKQEESTKQEQKGKDIKIGLSTDEGGLNDKSFNQSADKGIKDAQKELGVQYFPIESQKKEDYEQNLQTLALDQDCNLTFAIGFQMQKAAENIAKANADKKFAIVDAVVEQPNVQSLMFKEEEGSFLVGVIAAKTTKTNKIGFIGGKDFPSINKFAAGYMAGARAINPDIKVVVKYADSFADTNKGYEFGKAEYNEGCDIVYHAAGGVGIGLFKVADELKKAGKEVWAIGVDQDQAVTVSDYKDIILTSMIKRVDIATNQAVKDVVNDQFKGGKTTTFGLKEDGVGIADTSKNHVSAEILDLVKKYEDAIKAGKIKVPETKENAAKFTTDAVK
- a CDS encoding ABC transporter ATP-binding protein; its protein translation is MEKVVEMKGITKIFPGTVANDNVNFDLLKGETHVLLGENGAGKTTLMNILYGLYQPEKGEILINGIKTNIMTPNDAIKLGIGMVHQHFMLVHNFTVAENIVLGVEPKKGLKIDINKAVNDVQKIADKYGFQINPNAVIEDISVGQQQKVEIIKALYRGAEILILDEPTAVLTPQEIDELGEIINNLKKEGKSVILITHKLKEVMKMSDRVTIIRRGKITGSVNTIDTSIDELAELMVGRKVQLVVDKKEAKIGYEILKVQDLHVKDHRGIEAVNGVNLTVKAGEIVGIAGVDGNGQTEFIEAITGLKKPEKGSITLSGKDIYGKSPREIGDLGLGHIPEDRHKRGLILKYSLYENSILGIHHKEPFSKRKIMNYEEIRKHSAKIIKEFDVRTPNDEVEASALSGGNQQKLIVAREISKNPDLLIASQPTRGVDVGAIEFIHKRLVGERDSGKAVLLVSLELDEVLALSDRIAVMYDGRIVDILDRKDANEQKLGILMAGGSIDKEVNKNE